The DNA segment TTAGACTGTGGACATTTTTTtcgaattaaaaaaatataaagtaataatcaagatataatataataataataataataataataattaaataagaaaagttaaaaaaaaaaaataaagcagCTGGAAAACTATAAGAGACATTCTTCTCCGGCAAAGCATCTTCCCTCCTCATccacttttttcattttctctctCCTCACTACCCCACCCCTCCACACACATGGAACCCCCACTACTACCCGGCGGCCCACCGATTTCCACCACCGTTACAACGGCGTCGGTCGTCGGAACGATGACACAGCCACCACCACCCACGTCATCGTCACATCTCAACAACTACGCTAACTCACTAGATTCCGCCTCCCCAAAGTCACGCAACTCCAACTCCTGGGACGACCAGCAACCGGCTAACGCCGGCGGCGGCGGAAAGCTCCGCCTCATGTGCAGCTACGGCGGACACATAATCCCTCGCCCACACGATAAATCCCTCTGCTACATCGGCGGCGATACCCGGATCTTCGTCGCCGACCGCCGTACTTCTCTCTCCGACCTTTCCTCCCGCCTTTCCAAAACCCTCCTTTCCGGCCGTCCTTTCTGGCTTAAATACCAGCTCCCTAACGAGGACCTAGATTCCTTAATCTCCGTTACCACCGACGAAGACCTCGAAAACATGATCGAAGAATACGACCGTGTCACAAAAACGTCACGTATCCGTGTTTTCCTCTTCACCAGTGAGTTCGATTCGGTATCTTCGATCGGGTCGCTTCTAGAAAGTTCTACAAAATCGGAGGATTGGTTCGTACACGCGTTGAATAATGGGGGAAATTCTGGTTCTATAACAACTACTAAGGTGTTTTCTGAATCTTCCTCAGTGAATTGTCTTCTAGGTCTTGATGATGATGTGAATTGTAACGTAAAGGGTgaaaaaaatgtgaaattaaGTGCTCAAGATGTTCAGTCGGTGCCGGATTCTCCGATGGTTGAAACGACGTCGTCCTTTGGGTCGACAAATTCCACGCCGTCCCTTGCTAATTTGCCGCCGATAAAGGTACACGTGGAGGAGAATAATCAGAGGGTTGGGCTTGAAGAACAGTTTTCACAGTTAGGGGTTGGAGTCAGCAAAGTGGATTCGTCTTCACCGCTGGCACCTGCTGCTCCGGTTACCGGAGCTGGGTTTTCCGGTGTGCCGGTAGTGGTTGGTGGGGATTATGGAAGTCGGGTATTTTCAGATGACGAGAGATCGGAACACAGTGTTGGTTATAGGAATCTTAGTCAAACACAgacacagcagcagcaacagctacAGCAGCAGCCTCCACAATTGCAGCAGCCAAAGCCTGTTGTTGTTCCCTCTGATTTGCCTTCCCCCAATTCAGTTTCAAGGTAAACTTATATAGCTAGTTTTCATTTTCCAATATATGGTTGTTGGAACATACCAGTTGCTTGAGAAATGTGTTGTATAGTTATATGAGACTCTGTTGTTTTCATAAAATGCTCAAACAAAGGGCTTACCTTGTGCACAAAGTGCTCTCTGGCTAGTGAGAGTTGTGGGTGGGTGGGAGGGGAGTGGGGGAGCCAGAAATTCATACAAGAGGATTCTAAAAAATACTAATGTGTCACACCTAGGATTTGAATATGTGATCTAAAGCAAAATTCCTCCTTTGCCACTACACCAGAATCTTCCCTCATGTTAAAGGGGACTCATAAGTTCACGTACAAGAAAATTCATTTACACCAGAATCCCTTGCCTTCCTATAGCTCCACCCGAGGGGTGGGGGGAGGGAATTGAGCTCATAAATATGAAGCTATCCCCTTTTATTTTGTAAAGGTATTGTTTTCACACCTTGCAAACTCCTGACCTACCGGTCACTAGAGGAACAGACTCTATGATTCTTTGTTAAATACTCAAATTGGTTATGAAAATTCTCTGAACTAGGATCTGTCATTTTATTTGATGCAGTGAGAGCAGTTTGTCTGGGCAAAGACATTTCTTTTATCAAGAACCAGGGGGTCAAATTCAGTCAGGGAACAATAGGGTTTCCGTCAATTCAGTTGATCCAAATAATAGGCCTCAGGTACAACAGCAAGTCCAGGATGCTGGATATGCTTTGCCAGTCCAATATGATCAGCACCAACAAATGTATCAACCCCAACAATATGTTCATGCTGGTCAATATATCCACCATACCCCTTCTGGGCCTGTGCCGATGACGTCTTATTATCCTATATACCCTTCGCAGCAGCAAAATCATCCTCAGCATCCTGCTCTTGACCACCAGTACCCAGTTTACTTCGTTCAATCTAGACCTTCGCAAGCTTACAATTTGCCCATGCAACAAACAAATTATAGTGAGTCTGCTTCAACAATGCCTTCAAATCAACCCCAAACACCTTCCGCTCCTAATATGGCCACTCCTGCAGCAGCTTACAACCATGCTAGAAACCCTGCTGCCTCCAAACCTGAAATGAATGCTGGTGCATATAGAACAGCAGCTACGGCAGCTCCACAATTGGTACAGATAACTTCTGGTCAGCATCAGCAGCAATATGTTGGCTACTCCCAGATTCACCATCCCTCTCAGTCAATTGCTCCTACATCCGCTGCTACTGCCAATTATGCATATGAATATTCTGATCCCACAAATGCACAAATATACTACACTCAGTCTCATGCTCCCCAGTTTGCTGCTCAATATCAAACAATAGCATCATCCCCTGCTGTCGGTTTACCCAATACGTCTTCTCAGCTTCCCTCAGAAAAAAACCAAGCAACAAATTAGAACTTCACAAGCCATGAAAGGTGAGTTGCACATGAAGAAACAATTTTGTGGCTATGGGTTTGGCTTATGTTTAAAGTTTCTGTTATAAATGCTTGGATTCTCATTATTATTGGTTTGTCAAATGTATTGGTTATAGATATAAGACAATTGGtgttactttcttttcttgtgcaATCCATGAAGTGATAGCTATCTGGATCATACTGTAAAAGCTTAAACTCATATGATATCTTCCCTGTTCTATATATGTGAATTACGGAATAAATGTAATATAGTGATTGAGGGATTTAATTCAGTTGTCTTAGATTTTACCCCCTCGTGTGTGGTTTACTGAGCTGTGTGCCCGCATTCCGTATGCAATTTATCTGTATCACCGTGACGTAGTAGTCAAGAACATACATGGAAATGAACATTTGTGATCTTTGCTTTATGGAATAGAGTTTCATTCTTTTTTATGCTAGGATAGCTTTAAGTTCAGAATAATGTGTGAATCAGCCCAAAACTTATGTTTTACTTGATATATTAAGAAACAGTTTGGTTGCCCTGTTGTTTCTTAGATCCAGAAACAACTTCATCCCTAGTTTTTATGGATATTTCTTGAGACATATTTTTAGATGTTTTGAATCTTGAAGGGGGAGCCTTGGcgttgccatgtgaccaggaggtcactgcttcgagccgtggaaacaaccttTTGCAGAAATgcggggtaaggctgcgtacaatagaccctttggtccggcccttccccggatcccgcgcatagcaggagcttagtgcacta comes from the Nicotiana sylvestris chromosome 4, ASM39365v2, whole genome shotgun sequence genome and includes:
- the LOC104224245 gene encoding protein PAL OF QUIRKY, coding for MEPPLLPGGPPISTTVTTASVVGTMTQPPPPTSSSHLNNYANSLDSASPKSRNSNSWDDQQPANAGGGGKLRLMCSYGGHIIPRPHDKSLCYIGGDTRIFVADRRTSLSDLSSRLSKTLLSGRPFWLKYQLPNEDLDSLISVTTDEDLENMIEEYDRVTKTSRIRVFLFTSEFDSVSSIGSLLESSTKSEDWFVHALNNGGNSGSITTTKVFSESSSVNCLLGLDDDVNCNVKGEKNVKLSAQDVQSVPDSPMVETTSSFGSTNSTPSLANLPPIKVHVEENNQRVGLEEQFSQLGVGVSKVDSSSPLAPAAPVTGAGFSGVPVVVGGDYGSRVFSDDERSEHSVGYRNLSQTQTQQQQQLQQQPPQLQQPKPVVVPSDLPSPNSVSSESSLSGQRHFFYQEPGGQIQSGNNRVSVNSVDPNNRPQVQQQVQDAGYALPVQYDQHQQMYQPQQYVHAGQYIHHTPSGPVPMTSYYPIYPSQQQNHPQHPALDHQYPVYFVQSRPSQAYNLPMQQTNYSESASTMPSNQPQTPSAPNMATPAAAYNHARNPAASKPEMNAGAYRTAATAAPQLVQITSGQHQQQYVGYSQIHHPSQSIAPTSAATANYAYEYSDPTNAQIYYTQSHAPQFAAQYQTIASSPAVGLPNTSSQLPSEKNQATN